A region of Methanosphaera sp. WGK6 DNA encodes the following proteins:
- a CDS encoding nitroreductase, producing the protein MENIDLFKTRRSIRNYSDKQVSKDDLEKILEAGTYAPNGMGSQSPKILVTQDKELIDKLEEMNKSFFPPQLLEKMTDVKPFYGAPTLVIVLADKNHPTGLEDASLVLGNILNAAHALGIGGRWIHRAREEFDSPEGKELLKTWNIPDNYIGVGHAILGYPADDSEVQAAPRKDDYITYIDEL; encoded by the coding sequence ATGGAAAATATAGATCTTTTCAAAACAAGACGTAGTATCAGAAATTATAGTGATAAACAAGTAAGTAAAGATGACTTAGAAAAAATACTAGAAGCAGGAACTTATGCACCTAATGGTATGGGAAGTCAATCTCCTAAAATTCTTGTAACACAAGACAAAGAATTAATTGATAAACTAGAAGAAATGAATAAATCTTTCTTCCCACCACAACTTCTTGAAAAAATGACTGATGTTAAACCATTCTATGGAGCTCCTACATTAGTTATAGTACTAGCTGATAAAAATCATCCAACAGGACTTGAAGATGCTTCCCTAGTTTTAGGAAATATTCTTAATGCAGCACATGCTTTAGGTATTGGAGGTCGTTGGATACATAGAGCTAGAGAAGAATTTGATAGTCCTGAAGGTAAAGAATTACTTAAAACATGGAATATACCTGATAACTATATAGGTGTAGGACATGCAATACTAGGATATCCTGCAGATGACTCAGAAGTACAAGCTGCACCAAGAAAAGATGATTATATAACTTATATAGATGAATTATAA
- a CDS encoding glycosyltransferase family 4 protein — translation MNSENQTNNNFNSKNYPNEEILQKSDKTMKFCMVLEFFMPYFYGGGEIRYHELTKRLVKQGHKVDILTMNVEGAPHHEIQDGINIYHIGPTIKTPPYRSKGKILKYMYAVFKWLNSHDYDIIDAQAYSPLFPAALYSKKSHKPLIGTIYDVSNGNQDQYSQQATIAYLGEKFFVKLPFTKILTISEDTKTSLINNFNRNAENIEVNYIGVNLEGIDSVKCDKKDNNRVLFVGRLVPHKHADHLLSIINNIKEKYPDIHLVIIGKGTEKESLLKYVEDNNLEDYVEFMQELSNEELTYQMKLANVLVLPSTREGFGMVLSEANACHTPTIAYASGGVVEVVDDTRTGYLVKPGDITTLQEKIEYILDNKDVEEKLGLQGRKYVEEKFNWDNLVSQ, via the coding sequence ATGAACAGTGAAAATCAAACTAATAATAACTTTAATTCTAAAAATTATCCTAACGAGGAAATCTTACAAAAATCAGATAAAACTATGAAATTTTGTATGGTACTAGAATTCTTCATGCCTTACTTCTATGGGGGGGGAGAAATCCGTTACCACGAGTTAACAAAACGTCTAGTTAAACAAGGTCATAAAGTAGATATATTAACAATGAATGTGGAAGGTGCCCCACATCATGAAATTCAAGATGGTATCAACATATATCATATTGGACCAACAATTAAAACTCCGCCCTATAGATCAAAAGGAAAAATACTCAAGTACATGTATGCAGTTTTCAAATGGTTAAATAGTCATGACTATGATATTATTGATGCACAAGCATACTCACCACTATTTCCAGCAGCATTATACTCAAAGAAATCACACAAACCACTTATAGGTACAATATATGATGTTAGTAATGGAAATCAAGACCAGTACAGTCAACAAGCCACAATAGCATATCTTGGTGAAAAATTCTTTGTTAAACTACCATTTACTAAAATATTAACTATCAGTGAAGATACTAAAACATCACTTATAAATAATTTTAATAGAAATGCTGAAAATATAGAAGTTAATTATATTGGTGTTAACCTTGAAGGTATTGATAGTGTAAAATGTGATAAAAAAGATAATAATCGTGTATTATTTGTAGGAAGACTTGTTCCACATAAGCATGCAGATCATTTATTAAGTATAATTAATAATATTAAAGAAAAATATCCTGATATTCACTTAGTAATAATAGGTAAAGGAACGGAAAAAGAAAGTTTACTCAAATATGTTGAGGATAATAATTTAGAAGATTATGTTGAATTCATGCAAGAATTAAGTAATGAAGAATTAACTTATCAAATGAAACTAGCTAATGTATTAGTACTGCCATCTACTAGAGAAGGATTTGGAATGGTATTATCTGAGGCAAATGCTTGTCATACACCTACAATTGCCTATGCTTCAGGAGGAGTTGTAGAAGTAGTTGATGATACAAGAACAGGGTATCTAGTAAAACCTGGAGACATAACTACACTTCAAGAAAAAATTGAATATATACTGGATAATAAAGATGTGGAAGAAAAACTAGGACTTCAGGGAAGAAAATATGTTGAAGAAAAATTTAACTGGGATAATTTAGTTTCACAATA
- a CDS encoding universal stress protein — protein MYKRILLPTDGSKNSEKAIKHACNMATHEHAEIVVINVIDSKHLTSLPEDALDDDTEFVFEEHGDVVTKHVEELIKETDENIKVSSITAEGDPATAIIKAAEKENMDVIVIASSGKHILDRFLLGSVTSKTIKYSTIPVLVIPTNSE, from the coding sequence ATGTATAAAAGAATATTATTACCAACCGACGGTTCTAAAAATTCAGAAAAAGCAATAAAACATGCATGTAACATGGCAACCCATGAACACGCAGAAATAGTAGTTATTAATGTAATAGACAGTAAACATTTAACTAGTCTTCCAGAAGATGCATTAGATGACGATACAGAATTTGTATTTGAAGAACATGGTGATGTAGTTACAAAACATGTTGAAGAACTTATAAAAGAAACTGATGAAAACATAAAAGTATCATCCATTACCGCAGAAGGAGATCCTGCAACTGCAATAATTAAAGCAGCTGAAAAAGAAAATATGGATGTTATAGTTATAGCAAGTAGTGGAAAACATATCCTTGACAGATTCCTCTTAGGTAGTGTAACATCAAAAACAATAAAATATTCAACAATACCTGTACTTGTTATTCCAACAAATTCAGAATAA
- a CDS encoding CDP-glycerol glycerophosphotransferase family protein → MNYGGKKIDLDNLSFKLNLNSENKFFHKKQIQLMNSPENSLEDSLLNNSQINFRFSIIMAIYNTEQYLDESINSVINQSIGFENNIQLILVDDGSADNSLKIAEKYQQQYPNNIIVLSQENQGPAVARNNGLKYIQGKYVNFLDSDDYLSKEVLKEVDEFFNKHYDEVDLVAIPIKYFDRRGGDHRLNDKFKTTRVIDLTKELNSPQLSASSSFFKNNLFNKFEFSTKIISSEDSLMINKMLLEKRKYGAISNVYYYYRKRYDNSSTIDVTSNKKEYFTDKLKFYYMELINTSIAKYNRVPAFIQYLMAYDLQWLLKQHDLSILETEIEIEEFWYYLNKVLYYIEDYVILKNNYITNPIFVKSFFVLKNKKVHTEVINNKQVIKKSGTYTIDNLNNHKFWIDIVEIRNNSFNISGFLNSMFEDNFISIEARKETIDGDISYFSSKQVKYNTRKNVIYLSKTWQYKHNFDIRIPVLKKEIFNVKLVVNYHKDGDNTNFNKDNIIPIRLLMDFTQHAKLSQSSTYFSTNSNIVILHENSFNVAPYNFKRLVKHELHDMKSIFSEKKAGYKLALLLRFMYLIIHPLIRNPIYLFMDRQEVADDNAEHLYKYALKQNDNINKFYVVLKDTNDFRRLSKIGNVVPFGSFKHKLLFLLCDKVISSYPEESVINPFFIYDRKNNVINDERNLYSGLTNTPLYFLQHGVTKDNISTYLKKYDKNVSLILTVSDKEHDSFLDEGYNYDEIIIQTLGFPRHDNLENKRKKKILFIPTWRSYLENDKDLFLASEYFKQLNNILNNESLINLVDEKGYEIIFRPHPRLNYYISNTNLRYIDLFDINDKIYLSKDESYQELFSEASLLITDYSSVFFDFAYLKKPVIYYHYANDYHHAKGYFDYETMGFGEVIFDEEKLLDKITYYLENNCTMEEEYIEKVNSFFKYNDKNNSERVYNWICKH, encoded by the coding sequence ATGAACTATGGTGGAAAGAAAATTGATTTAGATAATTTATCATTTAAACTAAACTTAAATTCAGAGAACAAATTTTTTCATAAAAAACAGATTCAATTAATGAATTCACCTGAAAATTCTCTTGAAGATAGTTTATTAAATAATTCACAAATAAATTTTAGATTTTCAATTATAATGGCTATTTATAATACTGAGCAATATTTGGATGAATCTATTAATTCTGTTATTAACCAATCTATTGGTTTTGAAAATAATATTCAATTAATACTTGTTGATGATGGTAGTGCTGATAATTCTCTTAAGATTGCTGAAAAATATCAACAACAATATCCTAATAATATAATAGTTTTATCTCAAGAAAATCAAGGACCTGCAGTTGCTCGTAATAATGGATTAAAATATATTCAAGGAAAATACGTGAACTTCTTAGACAGTGATGATTACTTATCCAAAGAAGTATTAAAAGAGGTTGATGAATTTTTCAATAAACATTATGATGAAGTAGATTTAGTTGCAATTCCTATAAAATATTTTGATAGAAGAGGTGGTGATCATAGATTAAATGATAAATTTAAAACAACAAGGGTAATTGATTTAACTAAAGAATTGAATAGTCCACAACTATCAGCATCTTCATCTTTTTTTAAAAATAATCTTTTTAATAAATTTGAATTTTCAACAAAAATTATTTCTTCAGAAGATTCACTAATGATAAATAAAATGCTCCTTGAAAAAAGAAAATATGGTGCTATAAGTAATGTTTATTATTACTATAGAAAACGATATGATAATAGTTCAACTATTGATGTAACATCTAATAAAAAAGAATACTTTACAGATAAATTAAAATTTTATTATATGGAATTAATTAATACTTCAATAGCTAAATATAATAGAGTTCCAGCATTTATTCAATATTTAATGGCTTATGATTTACAATGGTTATTAAAACAACATGATTTATCAATTCTTGAAACTGAAATAGAAATTGAAGAATTTTGGTATTATCTTAATAAAGTATTATATTATATTGAAGATTATGTAATTTTAAAAAATAACTATATTACTAATCCAATATTTGTAAAATCTTTTTTTGTTTTGAAAAATAAAAAAGTACATACTGAAGTAATTAACAATAAGCAGGTTATAAAAAAATCAGGAACATACACTATAGATAACTTAAATAATCATAAATTCTGGATAGATATAGTTGAAATTAGAAATAATTCATTTAACATATCTGGTTTTTTAAATAGCATGTTTGAAGATAATTTTATTTCAATTGAAGCTAGGAAAGAAACGATAGATGGTGATATTTCCTATTTTTCTTCAAAACAAGTAAAATATAATACTCGTAAAAATGTAATTTATTTATCTAAAACATGGCAATATAAACATAATTTTGATATAAGGATTCCTGTACTTAAAAAAGAAATATTTAATGTTAAATTAGTTGTAAACTATCATAAGGATGGAGATAATACTAATTTTAATAAAGATAATATTATACCTATTCGATTACTAATGGACTTTACTCAGCATGCTAAATTATCACAATCAAGTACTTATTTCAGTACAAATTCAAATATTGTTATATTACATGAAAATAGTTTTAATGTTGCACCATATAATTTTAAAAGACTAGTTAAACATGAATTGCATGATATGAAATCAATTTTTTCAGAAAAAAAGGCAGGGTATAAATTAGCATTATTATTAAGATTCATGTATTTAATAATACATCCATTAATTAGAAATCCTATTTATTTATTTATGGATAGACAAGAAGTTGCAGATGATAATGCGGAGCATTTATATAAGTATGCTTTAAAACAAAATGATAATATAAATAAGTTTTATGTTGTTTTAAAGGATACCAATGACTTTAGACGTTTATCTAAAATTGGAAACGTAGTTCCATTCGGATCATTTAAACATAAATTATTATTCTTATTATGTGATAAAGTAATTTCATCATATCCTGAGGAATCAGTTATAAATCCATTTTTCATTTATGATAGAAAAAATAATGTAATTAATGATGAACGAAATTTATATAGTGGATTAACAAATACACCTTTGTATTTTCTACAACATGGTGTAACTAAAGATAATATTTCAACTTATCTGAAAAAATATGATAAAAATGTATCATTAATCTTAACAGTATCTGATAAAGAACATGATTCTTTCTTAGATGAGGGTTATAACTATGATGAAATTATTATTCAAACATTAGGGTTTCCTAGACATGATAATTTAGAAAATAAACGTAAGAAAAAAATATTATTTATTCCAACATGGAGAAGTTATTTAGAAAATGATAAAGATTTATTTTTAGCTTCAGAATATTTTAAACAATTAAATAATATATTAAATAATGAAAGTTTAATAAATTTAGTTGATGAAAAAGGTTATGAAATAATATTTAGGCCACATCCACGTTTAAATTACTATATAAGCAATACAAATTTAAGATATATTGATTTATTTGATATAAATGATAAAATATATTTATCTAAAGATGAATCTTATCAAGAATTATTTAGTGAAGCTTCTTTATTAATAACAGATTATTCATCAGTTTTCTTTGATTTTGCATATCTTAAAAAACCAGTAATTTATTATCACTATGCAAATGATTATCATCATGCAAAAGGTTATTTTGATTATGAAACTATGGGATTTGGTGAAGTTATTTTTGATGAAGAAAAATTACTAGATAAAATTACATATTATTTAGAAAATAACTGTACTATGGAAGAAGAATATATAGAAAAAGTAAATTCTTTTTTCAAATATAATGATAAAAACAATAGTGAACGGGTATATAATTGGATTTGTAAGCATTAA
- a CDS encoding ribonuclease domain-containing protein, translating to MNKKIISTVTLVIIAILVGLFGTDSLDSDGYNINASLNNTTVDVIETGEYCSVDEVAAYIKTYHKLPSNYITKKEAQRLGWTGGSLASYAPGKSIGGDVFTNRQGVLPHSDKKYIECDIDANGTNRGAKRIVYSTENYKVYYTSNHYETFTEI from the coding sequence ATGAATAAAAAAATTATATCAACAGTAACTCTTGTTATAATTGCAATACTTGTAGGTTTATTTGGTACAGATAGTCTTGACAGTGATGGTTATAATATTAATGCTTCATTAAATAATACTACTGTAGATGTTATTGAAACTGGAGAATACTGTAGTGTAGATGAGGTAGCAGCATATATTAAAACATATCATAAGTTACCCAGTAATTATATAACTAAAAAAGAAGCACAACGTTTAGGATGGACTGGTGGATCTTTAGCAAGTTATGCTCCAGGAAAAAGTATAGGTGGAGATGTATTTACTAATAGACAAGGTGTTCTACCACATAGTGATAAAAAGTATATTGAATGTGATATTGATGCTAATGGAACTAATCGTGGTGCAAAAAGAATAGTGTATTCTACAGAAAATTATAAAGTATATTATACATCAAATCATTATGAAACATTCACAGAAATATAA
- the dmpI gene encoding 4-oxalocrotonate tautomerase DmpI, with product MPIITIEGVANATKETKKEIIEKVSKVVSEEYDVPIQAISVIIHDVPADNVGVAGKQLSEIQQ from the coding sequence ATGCCAATAATAACAATAGAAGGAGTAGCAAATGCTACAAAAGAAACCAAAAAAGAAATAATAGAAAAAGTATCAAAAGTAGTATCTGAAGAGTATGATGTACCCATACAAGCAATAAGTGTAATCATCCATGATGTACCTGCAGATAATGTAGGTGTAGCTGGAAAACAATTATCAGAAATACAACAATAA
- a CDS encoding acyltransferase, translated as MKIIQEDENYNKIIINGSEKELDLVDSKINFHGHNNVLICEDNVKLVNSLIDFRQNNSIIYLSSSINNYNIMVSVNNNSVLFIGKNNYMNGRLNLILSESKHIFIGNDCLFSFGLWFRLADPHLIYDINSMTRINPSKSIFIGDHVWIGQDSMILKGTQIGSGSIIGAKSLVSNKIIPSNTIYAGNPVKEVRKNVFFDSHSVHAYVEKDTLKSMNYDSNRWIYEDDGNIIKFDDIDELFNSNNFDEIIEFLVNLNNEKLHNRFFID; from the coding sequence ATGAAAATTATACAAGAAGATGAAAATTATAATAAAATAATTATAAATGGTAGCGAAAAAGAACTAGATTTAGTGGATAGTAAAATAAATTTTCATGGACACAATAATGTTTTGATTTGTGAGGATAATGTTAAATTAGTTAATTCTCTAATTGATTTTAGACAGAATAATTCCATTATTTATTTATCATCAAGTATTAATAATTATAATATAATGGTTAGTGTTAATAATAATTCTGTATTATTCATTGGTAAAAATAATTATATGAATGGACGTTTAAATCTGATTTTATCTGAATCAAAGCACATATTTATAGGTAATGATTGTCTTTTTTCTTTTGGTTTATGGTTTAGATTAGCTGATCCTCATTTAATTTATGATATAAATTCAATGACACGGATTAATCCTTCAAAAAGTATTTTTATAGGTGATCATGTATGGATTGGTCAAGATTCAATGATTTTAAAGGGAACTCAAATTGGTTCTGGAAGTATAATTGGTGCAAAAAGCTTAGTGTCTAATAAAATAATTCCATCAAATACAATTTATGCAGGAAATCCTGTTAAAGAAGTACGAAAGAATGTATTCTTTGATAGTCATAGTGTGCATGCTTATGTTGAAAAAGATACATTGAAAAGTATGAATTATGATAGTAATAGATGGATTTATGAAGATGATGGAAATATCATTAAGTTTGATGATATTGATGAACTTTTTAATTCTAATAATTTTGATGAAATAATAGAATTTTTAGTTAATTTAAATAATGAAAAATTACATAATCGATTTTTTATTGATTAA
- a CDS encoding DNA-3-methyladenine glycosylase I produces the protein MTNKKRCFWCNLDNEIYVKYHDEEWCQPNHDERYLFEMLVLELFQAGLSWETILNRRENFRKAFDNFDVNKVSNYDEEKVEQLRNNPGIIRHKLKITSAINNAKIFMEIQKEYGTFYEYIKTFTNNNIIYENDKTTSTLSENLSNDLKKRGMKFVGPTIMYSYLQAIGCINSHDDDCFLYKNV, from the coding sequence ATGACTAATAAAAAACGATGTTTCTGGTGTAATCTTGATAATGAAATATATGTAAAATATCATGATGAAGAATGGTGTCAACCAAATCATGATGAAAGGTATCTCTTTGAAATGCTAGTACTTGAATTATTCCAGGCAGGACTTTCATGGGAAACAATTCTTAACAGACGAGAAAATTTCAGAAAAGCATTTGACAACTTTGATGTAAACAAGGTAAGTAACTATGATGAAGAAAAAGTAGAACAACTAAGAAATAATCCTGGAATAATAAGACATAAACTTAAAATAACATCAGCAATAAACAATGCAAAAATATTCATGGAAATACAAAAAGAATATGGAACATTCTATGAATACATAAAAACATTCACTAATAATAATATAATCTATGAAAATGATAAAACAACATCAACATTATCAGAAAATCTATCTAATGACTTGAAAAAAAGAGGTATGAAATTTGTAGGACCAACAATCATGTACTCATACCTACAAGCAATAGGTTGTATTAATTCACATGATGATGATTGTTTCTTATATAAGAATGTTTAA
- a CDS encoding SGNH/GDSL hydrolase family protein, with amino-acid sequence MEYLCSITDKLKQIDETDINYIDLLQHPEFFHGNIDFTGNTVNFCKFPKMTQDEMVEYEEGAVREMANLNSAPCGVRLRFYTDSKKIIFKIKLKRKWGYLKMLNWNALGFDIYQVIDDKYIHNTVFSPMDGHDTFAELVYVPNNGQLCIFLPNYDKIEQMYVGLEKASSIKPLPYPKENILPIIFYGNSVTQGAAASRSGNSFPNIISRKLNRDIINISCSSCCKGNDSIAELIGKINCHSIVLDYTRNASYTHIFRQTHEKFYKKIRELHPETKIILMTSESYNLWKDYDDFDKIVIETYENAIKRGENTVLLNQRSLFDINEYDYVTIDASHYTDYGMFKIADKICELLED; translated from the coding sequence ATGGAATATTTATGTTCAATCACTGATAAATTAAAACAAATTGATGAAACAGATATAAATTACATTGATTTGTTACAACATCCTGAATTTTTTCATGGAAATATTGATTTCACGGGAAATACTGTGAATTTTTGTAAATTTCCTAAAATGACTCAAGATGAAATGGTTGAATATGAGGAGGGTGCAGTACGTGAAATGGCTAATTTGAATAGTGCTCCATGTGGTGTTCGTTTACGTTTTTATACAGATTCTAAAAAAATTATTTTTAAAATAAAATTAAAACGTAAATGGGGTTATCTAAAAATGCTTAATTGGAATGCATTAGGTTTTGATATATATCAAGTAATTGATGATAAATATATCCATAACACAGTATTTTCTCCTATGGATGGTCATGATACATTTGCTGAATTAGTTTATGTTCCGAATAATGGTCAATTATGTATCTTTTTACCTAATTATGATAAAATTGAACAAATGTATGTTGGTCTTGAAAAAGCATCTAGTATTAAACCTCTTCCTTATCCTAAAGAAAATATACTTCCAATAATATTTTATGGTAATTCAGTTACTCAAGGAGCTGCAGCTTCTAGAAGTGGTAATAGTTTTCCAAATATTATTAGTAGAAAGCTGAATAGGGATATTATTAATATTTCTTGTTCGTCCTGTTGTAAGGGTAATGACAGTATAGCTGAGTTAATTGGTAAAATTAATTGTCATAGTATTGTTTTGGATTATACAAGAAATGCGTCATATACTCATATATTTAGACAAACACATGAAAAATTTTATAAAAAAATAAGAGAGTTACATCCTGAAACTAAAATTATTTTAATGACCTCAGAATCCTATAATTTATGGAAAGATTATGATGATTTTGATAAAATAGTAATTGAAACCTATGAAAATGCTATTAAACGAGGAGAAAACACAGTTCTATTAAATCAACGTTCTTTATTTGACATCAATGAATATGACTATGTTACAATTGATGCTTCCCATTATACTGATTATGGCATGTTTAAAATAGCAGATAAAATTTGTGAATTATTAGAAGATTAA
- a CDS encoding MFS transporter, with product MNNEEKINRNVILIGVIASFIVSFITNGISVALPTIATNFHISNITQNWIITIYLLTISMASIPLGKICGKIGLKKSMTYGIIFFIVGSILAGLSLNVYFMMISMIIMGIGSSIQFINILALTTKQIPSNERGKALGYGVTGGYLGLTLAPTIAGILIQNISWRSVFFITIPFLLIVYHLLISIDKEYYMQKERPIDIKGSFLYLIGIVLLLYGFTILNELRGFFFVVGGIIFLLIFAKFELKISNPIYDMRLFNNHTYTASSIASWISYFATFVVTYVLNYHFQYLQGLTPQTTGIILIVRPLFVAIVSPYAGRLSDKYDPHILTAIGMFIVSTALIILCFLNQSTPLYMIIISIALQGIGFGLFTTPNNSMVLGSIDSEEIGTASASITTLRTIGQAFSVALLSLIFAIIMGNVAITPSNYPLLVESNQITMIISTILCVIAILLSLIGMKFKDNLN from the coding sequence ATGAATAATGAAGAAAAAATCAACAGAAATGTCATATTAATAGGAGTAATTGCTTCTTTCATTGTCTCATTCATAACAAATGGAATTTCCGTTGCTCTACCTACCATAGCAACAAACTTTCATATAAGTAATATTACACAAAATTGGATAATTACCATATACTTATTAACTATAAGTATGGCAAGTATACCTCTTGGAAAAATTTGTGGAAAAATTGGATTAAAAAAATCAATGACATATGGAATAATATTCTTTATAGTAGGTTCAATACTTGCAGGTTTATCATTAAATGTTTATTTCATGATGATATCCATGATTATTATGGGAATAGGTTCATCAATTCAATTTATAAATATACTTGCACTAACAACTAAACAAATACCATCAAATGAACGAGGAAAAGCACTAGGTTATGGAGTTACAGGAGGATATTTAGGTTTAACATTAGCTCCTACAATAGCAGGAATACTTATTCAAAATATAAGTTGGAGAAGTGTATTTTTTATAACAATACCCTTTTTACTCATAGTTTACCATCTTTTAATATCAATAGATAAAGAATATTACATGCAAAAAGAACGTCCAATAGATATTAAGGGATCATTCTTATATTTAATAGGCATAGTACTATTATTATATGGATTTACAATCCTAAATGAATTAAGAGGATTTTTCTTTGTAGTAGGAGGTATTATATTCCTATTAATATTTGCAAAATTCGAATTAAAAATAAGTAATCCTATTTATGATATGAGATTATTTAATAATCACACATACACAGCTTCAAGTATAGCTTCATGGATAAGTTATTTTGCAACATTTGTAGTAACATATGTTCTTAATTATCATTTTCAATACTTACAAGGACTAACTCCACAAACAACCGGTATAATATTAATTGTAAGACCCTTATTCGTTGCAATAGTAAGTCCCTATGCTGGACGATTATCAGATAAATATGACCCACATATATTAACAGCTATTGGAATGTTTATTGTATCAACAGCATTAATAATACTTTGTTTCCTAAATCAGTCAACACCACTATATATGATAATTATATCAATAGCATTACAAGGAATAGGATTTGGATTATTCACAACACCTAACAATAGTATGGTTTTAGGATCCATTGATTCAGAGGAAATAGGAACAGCTTCAGCATCAATAACAACTCTACGAACAATAGGTCAAGCATTCAGTGTAGCATTACTAAGTTTAATATTTGCAATTATCATGGGAAATGTAGCAATCACACCATCAAATTATCCATTACTTGTTGAAAGTAATCAAATAACTATGATAATATCTACAATATTATGTGTAATAGCAATCTTATTATCATTAATTGGGATGAAATTTAAAGATAATCTAAATTAA
- a CDS encoding M24 family metallopeptidase: protein MLDKYREAGKIASKVRNEAAKKATAGMKVVDLVDWIESEIKSTGAGLSFPCNISINQIAAHYTAVPNDDTLLCNGDIVKIDLGAEVDGYISDTAVTVIIEGDNADPYDEDGKPLNMPGRLDDGNPVVTDDELEERYNILDASATALENVISIVKDGVTLNDIGKEVETTMQDMGYNPITNLAGHSLEQYNLHAGLSIPNYPDGNTTQLKEGDHVAIEPFATNGAGIVSDLPQYAIYSYIKSKPQRQPLSNQLLKNIRNNYSQFNFAGRHLLNDKFDERKLNRALRPLISSGCVYPFAVLKDKNDGMVAQTEHTIIVEKEGCEVTTL, encoded by the coding sequence ATGTTAGACAAATATCGAGAAGCAGGAAAAATAGCTTCAAAAGTAAGAAATGAAGCAGCAAAAAAAGCAACTGCTGGAATGAAAGTTGTAGATCTTGTTGACTGGATTGAATCAGAAATAAAAAGTACAGGAGCAGGACTATCATTTCCATGTAACATATCCATAAACCAAATCGCAGCACACTATACAGCAGTACCTAACGATGACACACTCCTATGCAATGGAGATATAGTAAAAATAGACCTTGGAGCAGAAGTAGATGGATACATATCAGACACAGCAGTAACAGTAATAATTGAAGGAGACAATGCAGACCCCTATGATGAAGATGGAAAACCATTAAACATGCCTGGAAGACTAGATGATGGAAACCCAGTAGTAACAGATGACGAACTAGAAGAAAGATATAACATATTAGATGCATCAGCAACAGCATTAGAAAATGTTATAAGTATAGTCAAAGATGGTGTAACCCTAAATGATATAGGAAAAGAAGTAGAAACAACAATGCAGGACATGGGATATAATCCAATAACAAACCTAGCAGGACACAGTCTAGAACAATACAACCTACATGCAGGATTAAGTATACCAAACTATCCTGATGGAAATACAACACAACTTAAAGAAGGAGATCATGTAGCAATAGAACCATTTGCAACAAATGGAGCAGGAATAGTAAGTGATCTTCCACAATATGCAATCTACTCATACATAAAAAGCAAACCACAACGTCAACCATTATCCAATCAACTACTAAAAAATATCAGAAACAACTACTCACAATTTAACTTTGCAGGAAGACACTTGCTAAATGATAAATTTGATGAACGTAAACTAAACAGAGCACTACGTCCACTTATATCATCAGGATGTGTATATCCATTTGCAGTACTTAAAGATAAAAATGATGGAATGGTAGCTCAAACTGAACATACAATAATTGTAGAAAAAGAAGGTTGTGAAGTAACAACATTATAA